A genome region from Neptunomonas japonica JAMM 1380 includes the following:
- a CDS encoding DUF805 domain-containing protein: MDWYLQVIKKYTVFSGRASREEFWYFMLINILISIAVGFVDGFMGWRYASGAGFLGGLYSLFIFLPSLAVSVRRLHDIGRCGWWVLIMLVPLLGWIILLVMMAFPSKPNNEYGPQNNHDETAF; encoded by the coding sequence ATGGATTGGTATCTACAGGTTATAAAAAAATACACGGTGTTTTCTGGCAGAGCTTCACGTGAAGAGTTTTGGTATTTCATGCTGATAAATATTCTCATCAGTATCGCGGTAGGTTTTGTCGATGGTTTTATGGGCTGGAGATATGCTTCGGGTGCAGGTTTTCTCGGCGGCTTATATTCGCTGTTTATCTTTTTGCCAAGTTTAGCGGTGAGCGTTCGTCGTTTACATGATATTGGGCGTTGTGGCTGGTGGGTGCTGATTATGCTGGTGCCGCTACTGGGTTGGATTATTCTATTAGTAATGATGGCGTTTCCAAGCAAACCTAATAACGAATATGGACCACAGAATAATCATGATGAAACAGCCTTTTAA
- a CDS encoding arylesterase: MAFIRYLLLLSVIVSSSVSARTLLVLGDSLSAAYGIRPEQGWVALLETRLQQGYTDIDVVNASISGETTQGGITRLPALIERHQPDWIVLELAANDGLRGMPLALIQRNITQLIELSEQASATPLLVGIRLPPNYGVSYTERFYSLFETLADEYEVSRVPFLLEGVALQQSLMQADGLHPNAKAQAVLLDNVWPYLQPLLGD, from the coding sequence ATGGCTTTCATCCGTTATTTATTACTACTATCCGTTATTGTTAGTAGCAGTGTATCCGCTAGAACTCTATTAGTACTGGGTGATAGTTTATCTGCCGCTTATGGTATTCGTCCTGAGCAGGGCTGGGTAGCGCTGCTAGAAACTCGGCTCCAGCAAGGGTACACCGATATCGATGTGGTAAACGCCAGTATCAGTGGTGAAACCACGCAAGGAGGTATAACACGTCTGCCGGCCTTGATAGAGAGACATCAGCCTGACTGGATAGTTCTTGAATTGGCAGCAAATGATGGGTTGCGAGGGATGCCTTTGGCGCTTATACAGCGAAATATCACACAGTTAATTGAACTGAGTGAACAAGCTAGCGCCACGCCTTTGCTCGTGGGTATACGTTTGCCGCCTAATTATGGTGTTTCTTATACGGAGCGTTTTTACTCGCTTTTTGAAACCTTGGCAGATGAGTATGAAGTCAGCCGGGTTCCATTTTTACTGGAAGGTGTCGCGTTGCAGCAAAGTCTGATGCAGGCAGATGGTTTACATCCAAATGCTAAAGCGCAAGCTGTGTTGTTAGATAACGTATGGCCTTACTTACAGCCTTTGCTGGGTGACTAG
- a CDS encoding ABC transporter ATP-binding protein — protein sequence MLDKTSFAIETHHLAKTFSTQASAIHLFKDLSLNIQQGESVAIIGQSGAGKSTLLSLLAGLDEPTSGTVKLMETDLSQLSDAARSAWRSTHLSFIFQAFHLLPELTALENVQLPLDIRGDKQAAQQATRLLGKVGLSDRQDHYPAQLSGGEQQRVAIARAFVTAPSILFADEPTGNLDAQTGENIITQLFDINSQQATTLILITHDAALASRCNRQFRLEQGMLIEGLSEARQQEPNETMNEGSSLGTSKGLAG from the coding sequence ATGCTTGATAAAACCTCTTTTGCTATTGAAACACACCATCTCGCAAAAACCTTCTCAACTCAAGCAAGTGCCATCCATTTATTTAAGGATTTGTCGCTCAACATTCAACAAGGTGAGAGCGTGGCGATTATTGGCCAGTCCGGTGCAGGTAAATCAACATTGCTCAGCCTATTAGCTGGATTAGACGAACCTACATCAGGTACTGTGAAGCTAATGGAAACAGACCTTAGTCAATTATCCGATGCTGCACGCTCTGCTTGGAGAAGCACACACCTCAGTTTTATTTTCCAAGCGTTTCACCTGTTACCGGAATTAACCGCACTTGAGAATGTGCAGTTACCACTCGATATTCGCGGCGACAAACAGGCGGCACAACAAGCCACACGCTTACTCGGCAAAGTAGGGTTATCAGACAGGCAAGATCATTACCCTGCTCAACTTTCTGGTGGCGAACAACAACGCGTTGCTATCGCGCGCGCATTTGTCACTGCCCCCTCAATTTTATTTGCTGATGAACCTACCGGAAATTTAGATGCGCAGACGGGTGAAAATATAATCACTCAACTATTCGATATTAATTCGCAGCAAGCAACCACCTTAATACTAATTACACATGATGCCGCCTTAGCATCGCGTTGCAATCGCCAGTTTAGGCTTGAGCAGGGAATGTTAATTGAAGGACTATCAGAAGCACGCCAACAAGAGCCAAACGAAACAATGAATGAAGGCTCAAGTTTAGGAACAAGCAAAGGGTTAGCAGGATGA
- a CDS encoding ABC transporter permease → MITKLALRQLKAQWRRPDGRALLLSIFLMTSLITLLSLTGDRLEKSLTTRSAEILGADMVMSSHRQLPSGWNNQTAPFGLSTTKVTQFTSMVEAQDSMLLSAIRAVDAPYPLRGKIITDPPHLTSVPKSGTVWVEASVLSRLNINVGDSLNIGYSSFIVDRTLISSPDRGSGFRSFNPHIIMNSDDLAATRVLAPGSRAHYRRLFAGSPEQIQKAESFFRANLNEKQRLYTAQGNQPVRGNTANNASQYLKLSALFALLLGSFSIYLCLRRFSADQRSRTALLMSLGLSRKQLFQLFSIQLLCGWLLATIPGALLGFGLHNVVLWKLANLLPQPLPSLSILSLISSPLLAGAILIVAGLVTLLPLGKTSVLSLIRQGNDRPSTHKLLYLLTPMALFSIIALFVESALFALFLTTGLLLAGLISGWCVQFLIHTLNQRLKNSIRLFPLLTLRIRQQRHWHRLQGGVLTLLLTLMTVLLFARQDMLSEWQGQLPEDTPNQFVIDIQPWEKEFVTQWLSDQKIPSTLYPIIRGRIESLNGQAIAQAFTAEQRLHNTLNRELNLTWGNKIPAHNTLNQGQWSSADNAISIEQSMAEELSLVLGDEIGFRVGSDLFSGTVTSIRGVEWASFRPNFYVIFSPGVIDQLPATYITSFKTDASQKNATTLLLKAFPTLTLIDIEQLLLQAQDLINKLSDSASLILLLTLLSGLILVITTLQQDLVQRRFEVALLRTLGASANQARQLDMLEYLLIGLSCGLLTCIMSESLLYLIYTNLLQLAPQPHPFLWLALPVLATVLFALTGLLTRKTLSLPSSYQLLKSGE, encoded by the coding sequence ATGATAACCAAACTAGCCTTACGACAGCTAAAAGCACAGTGGCGACGCCCCGATGGAAGAGCACTACTGCTCTCTATTTTTTTAATGACCAGTTTAATTACCCTACTGAGCCTAACCGGTGACCGCTTAGAAAAAAGCCTAACCACTCGAAGTGCTGAAATACTCGGAGCAGATATGGTGATGAGCAGTCATCGCCAATTGCCTTCTGGCTGGAACAATCAAACCGCACCTTTTGGTTTGAGCACTACCAAGGTAACGCAATTTACCAGCATGGTTGAAGCTCAAGACTCGATGCTACTCAGCGCTATTCGTGCGGTTGATGCCCCCTATCCTTTGCGTGGCAAAATCATTACCGACCCACCACACCTTACGAGCGTCCCTAAAAGCGGTACCGTTTGGGTAGAAGCCAGCGTTTTGAGCCGTCTCAATATTAATGTTGGCGACTCATTAAATATTGGTTACAGCAGCTTTATTGTCGATCGAACACTCATTAGCAGCCCTGACCGTGGTTCTGGTTTTCGTAGCTTTAATCCGCATATCATTATGAATAGCGATGATCTAGCTGCCACCAGAGTACTCGCTCCAGGCAGCAGGGCCCATTATCGTCGTTTATTTGCGGGCTCCCCAGAACAGATTCAAAAAGCAGAATCGTTCTTTAGAGCAAACCTAAATGAAAAGCAGAGACTCTATACGGCCCAAGGTAATCAACCTGTTAGAGGTAATACCGCCAATAACGCCAGCCAATACTTAAAACTCAGTGCTTTATTTGCTCTATTACTAGGCTCCTTTTCTATCTACCTCTGTTTACGCCGCTTCAGTGCCGACCAACGCAGCCGTACCGCGCTACTAATGAGCTTAGGGCTCTCACGGAAGCAGCTTTTTCAACTATTCAGTATTCAGCTTTTATGCGGTTGGTTGCTCGCGACCATCCCTGGTGCCTTATTAGGTTTCGGTCTACATAATGTGGTTTTATGGAAACTGGCTAACTTACTACCCCAACCCTTACCATCACTGAGCATTCTATCGCTTATTAGTAGCCCACTACTGGCAGGCGCCATATTGATCGTTGCCGGGCTTGTCACCTTACTACCGCTAGGGAAAACATCTGTTTTATCCTTAATACGCCAAGGGAATGACCGCCCTAGCACACATAAGCTACTCTACTTACTCACGCCCATGGCACTGTTTAGCATAATTGCTCTATTTGTGGAGTCCGCTTTATTTGCACTCTTTTTAACAACGGGCCTACTATTAGCAGGACTCATATCGGGTTGGTGTGTTCAATTTCTAATTCATACGCTTAACCAACGCCTAAAAAACAGCATACGGCTATTTCCATTATTAACCTTACGCATCAGACAGCAACGCCACTGGCACCGTCTACAAGGCGGTGTACTGACACTCCTCCTTACATTGATGACGGTCCTTTTATTTGCTCGCCAAGACATGCTGAGCGAATGGCAAGGACAGCTCCCTGAAGATACACCTAATCAATTTGTCATCGACATCCAACCTTGGGAAAAAGAGTTTGTTACTCAATGGTTAAGCGATCAAAAAATACCATCAACTCTCTACCCAATTATCAGAGGGCGCATTGAGTCCTTAAACGGCCAAGCAATAGCACAAGCGTTTACCGCTGAGCAACGCCTGCACAATACCTTAAACCGAGAGCTTAATTTAACCTGGGGCAATAAAATTCCTGCACATAACACCCTCAACCAAGGGCAATGGAGCAGCGCCGACAATGCTATTTCTATCGAGCAATCCATGGCGGAGGAATTATCACTGGTACTAGGCGATGAGATTGGTTTTCGTGTTGGCAGCGACCTGTTCAGCGGAACAGTTACCAGTATAAGAGGCGTTGAGTGGGCATCGTTTCGCCCGAACTTTTATGTGATTTTTTCACCCGGCGTGATCGATCAACTTCCGGCGACATATATTACGAGCTTTAAAACGGACGCTAGCCAAAAAAATGCGACGACACTGCTACTCAAAGCATTTCCAACGCTCACCTTGATAGATATTGAACAGCTATTACTGCAAGCACAAGATCTGATCAATAAGCTCAGTGATAGCGCATCGCTTATTTTGTTGCTGACATTACTCAGTGGATTAATTTTAGTGATCACAACACTGCAGCAAGACTTGGTACAGCGTCGTTTTGAAGTAGCGCTACTACGCACGCTCGGAGCATCAGCGAATCAAGCTCGTCAGTTAGATATGCTGGAATACCTATTAATAGGCCTTAGTTGTGGTTTGCTAACCTGTATTATGAGCGAGTCTTTACTCTATTTAATCTACACAAACTTACTGCAGTTAGCCCCTCAGCCACATCCATTTTTGTGGTTAGCATTACCTGTACTGGCAACCGTGCTGTTTGCATTAACAGGCTTACTCACTCGAAAAACGCTGTCACTGCCTAGCAGTTACCAGCTACTTAAAAGTGGGGAGTAG
- a CDS encoding DUF748 domain-containing protein: MRIILSIIVLISLGLYSVPYLIRDQVVIWLKGQGVENASFEKVDIHWFSGAVELLQLKAESDGVPPIKVGHLKVSVDYPSLLDKRVFINEVLITDVASGLHQQGDDLWLGPINLSQFESSEKVEEPQGPPSEWKFGIANVNLSQISWSLDLPQHQQNLVIDNAGLNALYQWDEEASTELSIDALLNGARIKLDTDAVPLPDKKTSTIKLVLDQFPLQSVAKAWVPQLQGVLTTNLELSLDITGGTGQLSHSGSLSLDDFAWQDGPLTITDKHLAWKGKGSVELAEGDLQSMALDGALKNAAIKVEQGKELALLMSQLNWKGGVNLLFADKLLSSIKGPQNLTVKDLKLRQSDLNVSAATLTQNGPLNIQFEKGLPKQVKTQAGLNIAALDLKTPELDLAAAQLSLMSPLDVSWQGSEIAGISAVPVIALQQLKLIQGGRLAVDLASADMSAAINNMQVTQPVIDKIQLKGSALNVATIKNPLQLLQLKSLGLNNAFYSTKKISSDQVTLSGLKASYKQGQKPLSTIGEVRLKGILLSDLTRLAINDIRLKNSKTTISVTKKQVIKEIDALTKALATLEDESAVSSKKSSTAKKASKGNNAAFTSRIGTLQLTGSNLVYIEDHSVKPTFKSTVDIKQLSVAKVDTGKSGLSPFSVKAAINKHAILTASGKMNLLGGAKNGDWKVDLKNAELPVVSPYAGKYVGYFLQSGQMDFSSSGTLKKGVLAGKNRIKLNRLEVQPAQNEATGNFNKTLSMPLGTAISVLQDSEDNIKLDLPVEGSLDDPQFGYQSVINRLASKGLKKAAFGFLTKALQPYGALISLASTAIDANKSGAFITLAPVNFATGTNNTAADAGDYLGKISEMMVSRKGLRLNICGNAVKADRASVLILLEKENKAKSKPLPPAELEVLVMERLQELAAERGEAVTAILLEKGIPKDRLFSCFPVPNLKDDKLKPGVVLGL, translated from the coding sequence ATGCGAATCATTTTATCAATAATAGTATTAATTTCTTTAGGGCTATATTCAGTACCCTATTTGATTCGCGATCAGGTCGTTATCTGGCTTAAAGGCCAGGGCGTTGAAAATGCATCATTTGAAAAGGTAGATATTCATTGGTTTAGTGGTGCGGTTGAGCTTTTACAGCTTAAAGCTGAATCTGATGGTGTGCCGCCAATTAAAGTAGGCCATTTAAAAGTTTCTGTGGATTATCCTTCTCTGTTGGATAAACGCGTTTTTATTAATGAAGTGTTGATCACTGATGTGGCGAGTGGGTTGCACCAGCAAGGAGATGACCTTTGGTTGGGGCCGATAAATCTTTCTCAATTTGAATCTAGCGAGAAGGTAGAAGAACCACAAGGGCCTCCCAGTGAGTGGAAGTTCGGTATCGCTAATGTCAATTTAAGTCAGATCAGCTGGTCGTTAGACTTGCCGCAGCACCAGCAGAACCTCGTGATTGATAATGCTGGGTTAAACGCCTTGTACCAATGGGATGAGGAAGCTTCTACTGAGCTCTCTATAGATGCTTTGTTAAATGGTGCACGTATCAAGCTTGATACGGATGCCGTGCCATTACCTGATAAGAAGACCTCAACTATAAAGCTAGTACTGGATCAGTTTCCTTTACAGAGTGTTGCAAAAGCATGGGTGCCTCAGCTGCAGGGTGTTTTAACAACGAACCTTGAGCTTTCGCTTGATATCACCGGAGGAACAGGACAACTGTCTCACTCCGGTAGCTTGAGCTTAGATGACTTTGCTTGGCAGGATGGGCCGCTCACTATTACCGATAAGCATTTGGCCTGGAAGGGGAAAGGCTCTGTTGAGTTAGCAGAAGGCGATTTACAAAGTATGGCTTTGGATGGCGCGTTAAAAAATGCGGCAATTAAGGTTGAGCAGGGCAAAGAGTTAGCATTGTTGATGTCGCAACTTAATTGGAAAGGGGGCGTTAATCTCTTATTTGCAGATAAGTTATTGAGCAGTATCAAAGGCCCACAAAATTTAACAGTAAAAGACCTAAAACTACGACAATCTGATTTGAATGTCAGTGCGGCGACGCTGACCCAGAATGGGCCGTTAAATATACAGTTTGAAAAAGGCTTACCTAAGCAAGTTAAGACGCAAGCTGGTCTTAATATTGCCGCTCTAGATCTTAAAACACCTGAACTAGACTTAGCTGCGGCGCAATTATCATTAATGTCTCCCTTGGATGTTAGCTGGCAAGGGAGTGAAATTGCTGGGATCTCTGCAGTTCCAGTGATCGCGTTACAGCAGTTGAAGTTGATACAAGGTGGTCGGTTGGCCGTTGATTTAGCATCCGCTGATATGTCTGCTGCTATCAATAATATGCAAGTCACGCAGCCGGTTATCGATAAAATTCAATTAAAAGGCTCTGCTCTTAATGTCGCCACCATTAAAAACCCATTGCAGTTGTTACAGTTAAAAAGTTTGGGTCTTAATAATGCGTTCTATTCGACGAAGAAAATCAGCTCAGATCAAGTGACTTTATCTGGCTTGAAAGCAAGCTATAAGCAAGGGCAGAAACCGTTAAGTACAATTGGTGAAGTTCGGCTTAAAGGGATTCTTCTTAGCGATCTGACACGCTTAGCGATTAATGATATTCGTCTTAAAAACTCTAAAACAACTATCTCTGTTACTAAAAAACAAGTGATAAAAGAGATTGATGCTCTGACAAAAGCGCTGGCTACGTTAGAAGATGAAAGTGCTGTATCGTCTAAAAAAAGCAGTACTGCAAAAAAAGCATCTAAAGGTAATAATGCTGCCTTTACTTCTCGTATTGGGACGCTACAACTGACTGGCAGTAACCTCGTTTATATAGAAGATCACAGTGTTAAGCCTACGTTTAAATCGACGGTTGATATCAAGCAATTAAGTGTAGCTAAGGTAGATACGGGGAAAAGTGGGTTAAGTCCGTTTAGTGTAAAAGCGGCGATTAATAAACATGCCATATTAACGGCATCCGGCAAGATGAATTTGCTGGGTGGTGCAAAAAATGGTGACTGGAAAGTCGACCTGAAAAATGCAGAACTGCCCGTTGTTAGCCCTTATGCTGGAAAATATGTAGGTTACTTTTTACAAAGTGGTCAGATGGACTTTAGCAGTAGCGGCACGCTGAAAAAAGGTGTGCTGGCAGGTAAGAACCGTATTAAGTTAAACCGATTAGAAGTACAGCCTGCTCAGAACGAAGCAACAGGTAACTTTAATAAGACACTGAGTATGCCTTTGGGCACAGCAATCTCTGTTCTTCAGGATAGCGAGGATAATATTAAATTAGACTTGCCGGTTGAGGGCTCTTTAGATGATCCGCAGTTTGGCTACCAGAGTGTTATTAACCGCCTGGCAAGCAAAGGCTTAAAAAAAGCCGCGTTTGGCTTTCTGACAAAAGCTTTACAGCCCTATGGTGCGCTTATCTCTTTGGCCAGTACGGCCATTGATGCCAATAAATCGGGAGCATTTATTACCTTAGCGCCGGTGAATTTCGCAACAGGCACGAATAATACGGCTGCAGATGCCGGTGATTATTTGGGTAAAATCAGTGAGATGATGGTTTCTCGAAAAGGCTTACGTTTGAATATTTGTGGTAATGCGGTGAAAGCAGATAGAGCTAGCGTACTGATATTACTTGAAAAAGAAAATAAAGCAAAATCTAAGCCCTTACCGCCTGCAGAGCTAGAAGTGCTAGTCATGGAGCGCCTCCAGGAATTGGCCGCTGAGCGTGGCGAGGCTGTAACGGCTATCCTCCTAGAAAAGGGCATTCCTAAAGATCGCTTGTTTTCCTGCTTCCCAGTTCCAAACTTGAAAGACGACAAGTTGAAACCAGGTGTTGTTCTCGGGCTATAG
- the rpiA gene encoding ribose-5-phosphate isomerase RpiA, with amino-acid sequence MTQDEMKLAVAQAAVEYIRPRLGRETIVGVGTGSTANFFIDELAKVKHMFDGAVASSEATAERLKSHGITVFDLNAINELEVYVDGADEFDPRLNVVKGGGGALTREKIVAAVAKEFVCIVDSSKQADVMGDFPLPVEVIPMARSYVARELVKLDGMPVYRNGFVTDNGNEILDVHDLEIVDPKGLEATLNSIVGVVTNGLFAQRGADVILMGTPEGVQTIKHTQ; translated from the coding sequence ATGACACAAGATGAAATGAAGCTAGCCGTTGCTCAGGCTGCTGTTGAATATATTCGTCCACGTTTAGGGCGCGAAACAATTGTTGGCGTAGGCACGGGTTCTACAGCGAACTTTTTCATCGATGAACTGGCTAAAGTAAAGCATATGTTTGACGGTGCAGTTGCTAGTTCTGAAGCAACGGCTGAGCGTTTAAAAAGCCATGGTATTACCGTCTTTGATCTTAACGCGATCAATGAACTGGAAGTCTATGTTGATGGTGCTGATGAATTCGACCCTCGTTTAAATGTAGTGAAAGGAGGCGGTGGTGCATTAACACGAGAAAAAATTGTAGCGGCTGTTGCAAAAGAGTTTGTCTGCATTGTTGATTCAAGTAAACAGGCCGATGTGATGGGTGATTTTCCTTTGCCAGTTGAAGTGATTCCTATGGCTCGTTCATACGTAGCTCGTGAGTTGGTAAAGTTGGATGGAATGCCGGTTTATCGTAATGGTTTTGTAACTGATAACGGTAACGAAATCCTTGATGTACATGACCTTGAGATCGTTGATCCTAAAGGGTTAGAAGCGACGCTAAACAGTATCGTAGGTGTTGTTACTAATGGCTTGTTTGCTCAGCGCGGTGCTGATGTGATTTTGATGGGTACGCCTGAAGGTGTGCAGACGATCAAACATACGCAGTAG
- the ilvA gene encoding threonine ammonia-lyase, biosynthetic, which translates to MAHRYIKKILEARVYDVAVETPLDEARGLSERLSNRVLLKREDLQPVFSFKIRGAYNKMRQLSEKERACGVIAASAGNHAQGLAMAAKHLGVKATIVMPKTTPELKVNNVRRLGGKVILHGDAFDEASAHAQKLVAEKGMTYVHPFDDPDVIAGQGTVAMEILRQESGPIDAIFVPVGGGGLIAGIAAYVKYLRPETKIIGVESEDSACLAAAMKASRRVTLSQVGIFADGVAVAQIGKNTFEICRDHVDEVITVTTDEICASIKDIYDDTRSICEPAGALGVAGLKKYVHREQSKGKTLIAIDSGANINFDRLRHVAERSELGEKREAIIAAKIPEKPGSFKKFCTALGKRNITEFNYRYSDDTQAVVFAGVQIQANNDGKEELLTELREHIEEVVDLTDDEAAKLHVRYMVGGHAPESVTNEIVYRFEFPERPGALMKFLSTLGGRWNISMFHYRNHGSAYGRVLVGMQVPKAERPQVKEFLNEIGYNFWEETNNPAYKLFLG; encoded by the coding sequence ATGGCTCACCGATACATAAAAAAAATTCTTGAAGCGCGTGTCTATGACGTCGCTGTCGAAACACCTCTGGATGAAGCTAGAGGCCTGTCTGAACGCCTCAGCAACCGTGTCTTATTAAAACGAGAAGACCTGCAACCGGTGTTTTCTTTTAAAATTCGCGGCGCTTATAACAAGATGAGACAGCTGTCGGAGAAAGAGCGAGCGTGTGGTGTTATTGCAGCATCAGCCGGAAACCATGCTCAAGGGCTAGCGATGGCAGCCAAACACTTAGGTGTTAAAGCCACTATTGTGATGCCTAAGACGACACCAGAATTGAAAGTGAATAATGTACGTCGCCTTGGTGGCAAAGTCATCTTACATGGTGATGCTTTTGATGAGGCTTCAGCACACGCACAAAAGCTAGTCGCAGAAAAAGGGATGACTTATGTCCACCCTTTTGATGATCCAGATGTGATCGCGGGGCAAGGCACGGTCGCAATGGAGATTCTCCGCCAAGAGTCTGGGCCTATCGATGCTATTTTTGTACCGGTCGGTGGCGGCGGCCTGATTGCCGGTATCGCGGCCTATGTAAAGTACCTGCGCCCCGAAACCAAAATTATTGGCGTTGAGTCCGAAGACTCCGCCTGCCTTGCTGCTGCCATGAAAGCATCTCGACGCGTAACCTTGTCACAAGTAGGCATTTTTGCTGACGGCGTCGCTGTTGCACAAATTGGTAAAAACACCTTTGAAATATGCCGTGACCATGTCGATGAAGTGATCACCGTGACAACCGACGAAATCTGTGCGTCCATCAAAGATATTTATGACGACACACGCTCAATCTGTGAGCCAGCAGGTGCATTGGGTGTTGCCGGGCTTAAAAAGTATGTCCATCGTGAGCAAAGCAAAGGCAAAACACTAATTGCCATTGATTCAGGTGCCAATATTAACTTTGACCGCCTACGCCATGTCGCTGAGCGCTCTGAACTAGGCGAGAAACGTGAAGCTATTATTGCCGCTAAGATTCCAGAAAAACCGGGCAGTTTCAAAAAGTTCTGTACGGCGCTAGGTAAGCGCAATATCACAGAATTTAACTACCGATACAGTGACGATACTCAGGCGGTTGTATTTGCAGGGGTGCAGATTCAAGCGAATAACGATGGAAAGGAAGAGCTATTAACAGAGCTTCGTGAGCATATCGAAGAGGTTGTAGACCTTACCGATGATGAAGCAGCCAAACTACATGTACGTTACATGGTAGGTGGACATGCTCCTGAGTCAGTTACCAATGAGATCGTTTACCGATTTGAATTTCCGGAACGCCCTGGTGCACTAATGAAGTTTCTCAGTACATTAGGTGGTCGTTGGAATATTTCCATGTTCCATTACCGCAACCATGGCTCCGCTTATGGTCGTGTGCTGGTTGGCATGCAAGTACCCAAAGCAGAAAGGCCACAGGTAAAAGAGTTCCTGAACGAGATTGGCTATAACTTCTGGGAAGAAACCAACAACCCAGCTTACAAGTTGTTTTTAGGCTAA
- a CDS encoding RluA family pseudouridine synthase, translating to MTTHEVVLSATHDPADSFCLVFWVFSESSQNILEFLSVRLARRDVDQLPQAFEHGCICVDGLVAYPNQILICGQKVTVRLRGHQEADVDSHWQVLWQNDELLKVYKPALLPVSRTTRNLYQTLISLVRRETPFVNAQLLHRLDTETSGVILLAKDSAADKKWKKHLEQLIVRKVYHAWVTGLPEWNQITFECELSEKQGSEIRSQMYVVDPQERERYLKPKVSKTAFRVLQRQTGRALIECELFTGRKHQIRAQLAHLGYPIIGDKIYSHDGRFYLKRLEQALTDDDFGTLGAQHHMLESKVIELNTEFNRELL from the coding sequence TTGACGACCCATGAGGTGGTGCTATCTGCAACACATGACCCTGCTGATAGCTTTTGCTTAGTCTTTTGGGTTTTCTCTGAATCATCACAAAATATTTTAGAATTTCTCTCCGTACGTTTAGCACGTCGTGATGTTGATCAGTTGCCCCAAGCTTTTGAACACGGCTGCATCTGTGTTGATGGTCTTGTCGCTTATCCTAATCAAATACTTATTTGTGGACAAAAAGTGACGGTCCGCCTGAGGGGACATCAAGAAGCGGATGTTGACTCTCACTGGCAAGTACTGTGGCAAAATGATGAGCTGCTGAAAGTATATAAACCCGCCTTACTGCCTGTTAGTCGTACTACACGTAACTTATATCAAACACTGATCTCGTTAGTTCGCCGTGAAACTCCGTTCGTAAATGCTCAACTGCTACATAGATTGGATACAGAGACATCGGGTGTCATCTTGCTGGCTAAAGATAGTGCTGCAGATAAAAAGTGGAAAAAGCATTTAGAGCAACTCATTGTCAGGAAAGTCTACCATGCGTGGGTGACAGGTTTGCCGGAGTGGAATCAGATTACTTTTGAGTGCGAATTGTCCGAAAAACAAGGCAGTGAAATTCGTAGCCAAATGTATGTCGTTGATCCACAGGAACGGGAACGCTATTTAAAACCCAAAGTCAGTAAAACGGCTTTTCGTGTACTGCAGCGTCAAACCGGCAGGGCGTTAATCGAGTGCGAGTTGTTTACGGGCAGAAAGCATCAAATTCGAGCTCAATTAGCGCACTTGGGTTATCCCATCATCGGTGACAAAATTTACTCACATGATGGCCGTTTTTACTTAAAGCGCTTAGAGCAAGCTCTCACTGACGATGACTTTGGTACGTTAGGCGCGCAACACCACATGCTTGAATCAAAGGTTATCGAGCTGAATACCGAGTTTAATAGAGAGTTGTTATGA